In one window of Gossypium arboreum isolate Shixiya-1 chromosome 4, ASM2569848v2, whole genome shotgun sequence DNA:
- the LOC108459688 gene encoding uncharacterized protein LOC108459688: protein MIFDSGSTQSNLDCFLHCTTPTIKSHFLCKSEIRNLNRLWHPWEREKVEYFTLGDLWNCYDEWSAYGAGVPVGLNSNETLVQYYVPYLSAIQIFTSSREETESGDGERDSISDSYSDESELWRWDGCSSEEGGSDQDSLWHVNNRLGYLYFQYFERTTPYGRVPLMDKINGLSRRYPGLISLRSVDLSPASWMAVAWYPIYHIPMGRTIKDLSTCFLTYHTLSSSFQDMNPEDNIENPKKKRNEGDDISLLPFGLATYKMQGDVWVSGSCGQDLERLMSLLSVADSWLKQLRVEHHDFNYFTGIRRG from the exons ATGATTTTCGACTCTGGGTCAACGCAATCGAACCTCGATTGTTTCCTCCATTGCACCACGCCTACTATCAAATCTCATTTCCTCTGCAAG AGCGAGATTAGGAACCTTAATCGTTTATGGCACccttgggaaagagaaaaagtTGAATATTTCACGTTGGGTGATCTTTGGAATTGTTACGACGAGTGGAGTGCGTACGGTGCCGGGGTTCCCGTCGGTTTGAACAGCAACGAAACCTTGGTTCAATACTATGTCCCTTACCTCTCTGCAATCCAAATATTCACCAGCAGTAG AGAAGAAACGGAATCAGGCGATGGCGAGAGGGATTCTATTAGTGATTCTTATAGTGATGAAAGCGAGTTATGGAGATGGGACGGTTGTTCATCGGAGGAAGGTGGCTCCGATCAAGACAGCCTTTGGCATGTCAATAATAGATTGGGTTAcctttattttcaatatttcGAAAGAACTACACCTTATGGAAGGGTTCCACTCATGGATAAG ATTAATGGATTATCAAGAAGATACCCTGGTTTGATCTCATTGAGGAGTGTAGATCTTTCTCCAGCTAGTTGGATGGCGGTTGCCTG GTACCCAATTTATCATATTCCAATGGGAAGGACCATAAAAGACTTGTCTACATGCTTCCTTACTTACCACACTTTATCATCTTCTTTCCAAG ATATGAATCCTGAAGATAACATTGAAAATCCTAAAAAGAAACGAAACGAAGGGGACGATATATCACTTTTGCCATTTGGTTTAGCCACTTACAAGATGCAAGGCGACGTGTGGGTGTCAGGCAGTTGCGGCCAAGACCTAGAGCGACTAATGTCGCTTTTGAGTGTGGCTGATTCATGGCTCAAGCAACTTAGGGTCGAACACCATGACTTCAATTATTTCACCGGAATTCGACGTGgctaa